The following coding sequences lie in one Lysobacter capsici genomic window:
- a CDS encoding GGDEF domain-containing protein: MYQGVGGRMRSVIVALLLRPDEIMLEIGAGGELLVARLRAVLAAMLLLLPLLNAMGGGSVKETMIGLGGAIFVNVFSQLWLALARRQRRYRWLPFCTAGFDVTATTLVLAMLAAQHLPAGLNSLIVWCGYLLAILLTALRSDGRVTLFAGALALIQYGLLVLWVFASAGSPEDLMSSDYGAVTVGSQTQRLVLLAMMTVATSMIVYRMQRLIEMSGTDGLTRLPNRTWLTHRIPRLFDAVRRDGGSLTLALIDLDHFKRINDDYGHRLGDRSLRHLVTVLREQSEPSEWLVRLSGGEFLLVMRKPLGTAFEEVDAIRRAVAERPFEPGRGAEPLWLSFSAGLVTFPQEGGDLSRLLRRADLRLQRAKQSGRNRVVARDL, encoded by the coding sequence ATGTACCAAGGCGTGGGCGGTCGGATGCGCAGCGTGATCGTGGCGCTGCTGTTGCGGCCGGACGAAATCATGCTCGAGATCGGCGCCGGCGGCGAACTGCTGGTGGCGCGGCTGCGCGCGGTGCTCGCGGCGATGCTGCTGCTGTTGCCGTTGCTCAACGCGATGGGCGGCGGCAGCGTCAAGGAAACCATGATCGGCCTGGGCGGGGCGATCTTCGTCAACGTGTTCTCGCAGCTGTGGCTGGCGCTGGCGCGGCGGCAGCGCCGTTACCGCTGGCTGCCGTTCTGCACCGCCGGGTTCGACGTCACCGCGACCACCCTGGTGCTGGCGATGCTGGCCGCGCAGCACCTGCCGGCCGGCCTCAACAGCCTGATCGTGTGGTGCGGCTATCTGCTGGCGATCCTGCTGACCGCGCTGCGCAGCGACGGCCGGGTGACCTTGTTCGCCGGCGCGCTCGCGCTGATCCAGTACGGCCTGCTGGTGCTGTGGGTGTTCGCCTCGGCCGGTTCGCCCGAGGACTTGATGTCCAGCGACTACGGCGCGGTCACCGTCGGCAGCCAGACCCAGCGCCTGGTGCTGCTGGCGATGATGACCGTGGCGACGTCGATGATCGTCTACCGCATGCAGCGCCTGATCGAGATGTCGGGCACCGACGGCCTGACCCGGCTGCCGAACCGGACCTGGCTGACCCATCGCATCCCGCGCCTGTTCGACGCGGTGCGCCGCGACGGCGGCAGCCTGACCCTGGCCCTGATCGACCTGGACCACTTCAAGCGCATCAACGACGACTACGGCCACCGCCTCGGCGACCGCAGCCTGCGCCACCTGGTCACGGTGCTGCGCGAGCAGTCCGAGCCCAGCGAATGGCTGGTGCGGCTGAGCGGCGGCGAGTTCCTGCTGGTGATGCGCAAGCCGCTGGGCACCGCGTTCGAGGAAGTCGACGCGATCCGGCGCGCGGTCGCCGAGCGCCCGTTCGAACCCGGCCGCGGCGCCGAGCCGCTGTGGCTGAGCTTCAGCGCCGGCCTGGTGACCTTTCCGCAGGAGGGCGGCGACCTGTCGCGGCTGCTGCGTCGGGCCGACCTGCGCCTGCAGCGGGCCAAGCAATCCGGGCGCAACCGGGTGGTGGCGCGTGACCTTTAG
- a CDS encoding TMEM165/GDT1 family protein, producing MDLSYLPASVVTTAVSTGTVALAEIGDKTQLLALLLAARFRKPLPIIAGILLATLLNHALAAWFGTLVAQWLKPEILRWVVAASFFAVALWTLKPDQLDEEETKFSARGAFIATTIAFFFAEIGDKTQVATVLLATRYEPLWAVIFGTTIGMLLANVPVALLGSRFADRLPLKTARYVAAAVFAVLALWVAVRGIG from the coding sequence ATGGATCTGTCCTACCTGCCGGCCTCGGTCGTCACCACCGCGGTGTCGACCGGCACCGTCGCGCTCGCCGAAATCGGCGACAAGACCCAATTGCTCGCCCTGCTGCTCGCCGCGCGCTTCCGCAAGCCGCTGCCGATTATCGCCGGCATCCTCCTGGCCACCTTGCTCAACCACGCCCTCGCCGCCTGGTTCGGCACCCTGGTCGCGCAGTGGCTCAAACCCGAGATCCTGCGCTGGGTGGTCGCCGCGAGCTTCTTCGCGGTCGCGCTGTGGACCCTCAAGCCCGACCAGTTGGACGAGGAAGAAACCAAGTTCTCCGCGCGCGGCGCCTTCATCGCCACCACCATCGCGTTCTTCTTCGCCGAGATCGGCGACAAGACCCAGGTCGCGACCGTGCTGCTGGCGACCCGCTACGAGCCGCTGTGGGCGGTGATCTTCGGCACCACCATCGGCATGCTGCTGGCCAATGTGCCGGTCGCCCTGCTCGGCAGCCGCTTCGCCGATCGCCTGCCGCTGAAGACCGCGCGCTACGTCGCCGCGGCGGTGTTCGCGGTGCTGGCGCTGTGGGTGGCGGTGCGCGGCATCGGTTGA
- a CDS encoding IS1595 family transposase, whose product MAISRCRISKKDQLRLVELFVAQATARTAADLVGIHRNSAALYFHKLRQCIAAQMAEVEPEMAVFECDESYFGGARKGKRGRGAAGKVCVFGTLKRDGKVYALPIADTRSQTLLTALKTRVLAHSVVYTDHLASYNILDVSGFKHRRVNHRHEFVTRRGNHINGIENFWNQSKRILRKYNGIPRKNFFLFLKECEFRFNYGTPRQQLNTLRDWVGL is encoded by the coding sequence ATGGCGATAAGTCGCTGTCGGATAAGCAAAAAAGACCAACTCAGGCTGGTCGAGCTGTTCGTGGCCCAAGCGACCGCCCGTACCGCGGCCGATCTGGTGGGAATTCATCGCAACTCCGCGGCGCTGTACTTCCACAAGCTGCGCCAATGCATTGCCGCTCAGATGGCCGAAGTCGAGCCGGAAATGGCGGTCTTTGAGTGCGACGAGAGTTACTTCGGCGGAGCGCGTAAAGGCAAGCGAGGACGAGGCGCCGCGGGCAAGGTCTGCGTGTTCGGCACCCTCAAGCGCGACGGCAAGGTGTATGCCTTGCCGATTGCCGACACCCGCAGCCAGACCTTGCTGACGGCCTTAAAAACCCGGGTTTTGGCCCATTCGGTGGTCTATACCGATCACCTGGCCAGCTACAACATCCTGGATGTGTCGGGCTTCAAGCATCGACGGGTGAATCACCGGCATGAGTTCGTAACCCGTCGTGGGAACCACATCAATGGCATCGAGAACTTCTGGAATCAGTCCAAGCGGATCTTGCGCAAGTACAACGGCATTCCGCGCAAGAATTTCTTCTTGTTCCTGAAAGAGTGCGAGTTCCGTTTCAACTATGGGACGCCCCGTCAGCAGCTCAACACGCTGCGGGACTGGGTTGGGCTATAA
- a CDS encoding aldo/keto reductase: MQYRRLGSSGLQLSALSFGAWVTFGAQIGRDTARELIAAAWDHGINFFDNAEGYANGEAERVMGEVIAELRLPRDGYCVSSKVFFGSVEEPGPTQKGLSRKHVTEACHDALRRLRVEHLDLYYCHRPDPDTPIEETVWAMDALIRQGKVLYWGTSEWPAGLIREAHKIARAHHLHAPSMEQPQYNLLHRDRVELEYAPLYAELGLGTTIWSPLASGLLTGKYGALSAHGDGEDGAERGRLEHADKDWLRRIAVGSADQRRIERVAAFGAVARELEVEQAPLAIAWCLRNPHVSSVILGASRSEQLLQNLQALELIDKVDEAGWQRVENAFA; the protein is encoded by the coding sequence ATGCAATACCGTCGCCTGGGTTCATCCGGCCTCCAACTGTCGGCGCTTTCGTTCGGCGCCTGGGTTACGTTCGGTGCGCAGATCGGCCGCGACACCGCGCGCGAACTGATCGCCGCGGCGTGGGATCACGGCATCAACTTTTTCGACAACGCCGAAGGGTATGCCAACGGCGAGGCCGAGCGGGTGATGGGCGAGGTCATCGCCGAGTTGCGCTTGCCGCGCGACGGTTACTGCGTGTCGAGCAAGGTCTTCTTCGGCTCGGTCGAGGAGCCCGGTCCGACCCAGAAAGGTTTGTCGCGCAAGCACGTCACCGAAGCCTGCCACGATGCGCTGCGCCGGCTGCGTGTCGAGCATCTCGATCTGTACTACTGCCATCGTCCCGATCCGGATACGCCGATCGAGGAAACCGTGTGGGCGATGGATGCGCTGATCCGCCAGGGCAAGGTGCTGTACTGGGGTACTTCGGAGTGGCCGGCCGGGTTGATCCGCGAAGCGCACAAGATCGCGCGCGCCCACCATCTGCACGCGCCGAGCATGGAGCAGCCGCAGTACAACCTGCTGCACCGCGATCGGGTCGAACTCGAATACGCGCCGCTGTACGCCGAGCTGGGGCTGGGCACCACGATCTGGTCGCCACTGGCTTCGGGGCTGCTGACCGGCAAGTACGGCGCGTTGTCGGCCCACGGCGACGGAGAGGACGGGGCCGAGCGCGGGCGGCTGGAGCATGCCGACAAGGATTGGCTGCGCCGGATCGCGGTCGGCAGCGCCGATCAGCGCCGGATCGAGCGGGTGGCCGCGTTCGGTGCGGTCGCGCGCGAACTCGAGGTCGAGCAGGCGCCGCTGGCGATCGCCTGGTGCCTGCGCAACCCGCACGTGTCCAGCGTGATCCTCGGCGCCAGCCGCAGCGAGCAGCTGCTGCAGAACCTGCAGGCGCTGGAATTGATCGACAAAGTGGACGAGGCCGGCTGGCAGCGGGTCGAGAACGCCTTTGCCTGA
- a CDS encoding hemin uptake protein HemP, whose protein sequence is MSLRNPVLQLKPRTDRSLSAVATPAVDPSAPTAMASAVVAAAQGVLVESTALLRGAREVLIRHGGEVYRLRHTRNDKLILTK, encoded by the coding sequence ATGTCTCTGCGCAACCCGGTGCTGCAGCTGAAACCCCGCACGGATCGTTCCCTGTCCGCCGTCGCGACCCCCGCCGTCGACCCCTCCGCGCCCACCGCCATGGCCTCGGCCGTGGTCGCCGCGGCCCAGGGCGTCCTGGTCGAAAGCACCGCGCTGCTGCGCGGCGCGCGCGAAGTGCTGATCCGTCACGGCGGCGAGGTCTATCGCCTGCGCCATACCCGTAACGACAAGCTGATCCTGACCAAGTAA
- a CDS encoding TonB-dependent hemoglobin/transferrin/lactoferrin family receptor, whose protein sequence is MSRVPSVAARSRVFPVVVPARCALALALLLALPAAALAADAPAPDGAEVNELQRVVVSATRTERAVQDVPATVSAIDRERMDNELTRNIKDLFRYEPGIVVGSNRERFGLGDIRIRGLGGNRVRVLVDGISVSDSFSIGSFSNAGRNFVDLDTVKEVEVVRGPSSALHGSDALGGVVSFVTKDPEDYLKDGADTYFGLKLGVESQNDGLYGGATAAFGGERWSGLVVVNHHQGQETENQGKRNTLDASRTTPNPQDNDGRSLLTKLVYAPSDNQRFRLTVEGSEDQTDTDVFTARGTALSAPGAPAVRVLSQTGNDHQTRARVAFAHEIDALDSAFADSLRWQIYRQDSETTQRTREQRVSVVGGREISPTLRLREFNFDQRVYGAEATAHKNFATGPVQHTLTYGFEYENTQFRQKRDGRAINLTTGVSTNVISPDTFPVRDFPVSKTQSTGVFVQDEIQFADGAFRLVPAVRVDRYELRPQRDAIFTTDNPGVVISDLSKTSVSPKLGAVWHFSQDWSVYGGYQRGFRAPPYSDVNLGFTNLQFGYTAIPNANLKPETSDGYELGLRFSGQAAYAQLSAYYNDYKDFIESNRQVSAPPQTPLIVFQSQNVAKARIRGVELRGGVDFGEFSPAWAGWSLRGAAAYSKGEDKTADRPLESIAPLTATLGLAYDRDEWGVELAGRFAKRKNDLPAPGRFAAPGYGVLDLLAHWNFALGAKVNVGVFNLGDKTYWDAGDLPGIAATSTVIDRYSAPGRNVGASVSVSW, encoded by the coding sequence ATGTCCCGCGTCCCCAGTGTTGCCGCGCGTTCGCGCGTTTTCCCCGTTGTCGTCCCGGCGCGCTGCGCGCTGGCCCTGGCGCTGCTGCTCGCGTTGCCGGCCGCCGCGCTGGCCGCCGACGCGCCCGCGCCCGACGGCGCCGAAGTCAACGAACTCCAGCGCGTGGTGGTCAGCGCCACGCGCACCGAGCGCGCGGTGCAGGACGTGCCGGCCACGGTCAGCGCGATCGACCGCGAACGCATGGACAACGAACTCACCCGCAACATCAAGGACCTGTTCCGCTACGAGCCCGGCATCGTCGTGGGCTCCAATCGCGAACGCTTCGGCCTGGGCGATATCCGCATCCGCGGCCTGGGCGGCAATCGCGTGCGCGTGCTGGTCGACGGCATCTCGGTCTCCGACAGCTTCAGCATCGGCAGCTTCTCCAACGCCGGACGCAATTTCGTCGATCTCGACACGGTCAAGGAAGTCGAGGTCGTGCGCGGCCCGAGCAGCGCGCTGCACGGCTCCGATGCGCTCGGCGGCGTGGTCTCGTTCGTGACCAAGGACCCGGAGGATTACCTCAAGGACGGCGCCGACACCTACTTCGGCCTCAAGCTCGGCGTGGAAAGCCAGAACGACGGCTTGTACGGCGGCGCCACCGCGGCGTTCGGCGGCGAGCGCTGGTCGGGCCTGGTCGTGGTCAATCACCACCAGGGCCAGGAAACCGAAAACCAGGGCAAGCGCAACACCCTCGACGCCAGCCGCACCACGCCCAATCCGCAGGACAACGACGGCCGCAGCCTGCTGACCAAGCTGGTGTACGCGCCCAGCGACAACCAGCGTTTCCGCCTGACCGTGGAAGGCAGCGAAGACCAGACCGACACCGACGTGTTCACCGCGCGCGGCACCGCGCTGTCGGCGCCGGGCGCGCCGGCGGTGCGGGTGCTGTCGCAGACCGGCAACGACCACCAGACCCGCGCGCGGGTCGCGTTCGCGCATGAAATCGATGCGCTCGACAGCGCCTTCGCCGATTCGCTGCGCTGGCAGATCTACCGCCAGGACAGCGAGACCACCCAGCGCACCCGCGAGCAGCGGGTGAGCGTGGTCGGCGGCCGCGAAATCAGCCCGACCCTGCGCCTGCGCGAGTTCAACTTCGACCAGCGCGTGTACGGCGCCGAAGCCACCGCGCACAAGAACTTCGCCACCGGCCCGGTCCAGCACACCCTGACCTACGGCTTCGAATACGAAAACACGCAGTTCCGCCAGAAGCGCGACGGCCGCGCGATCAACCTGACCACCGGCGTTAGCACGAATGTGATCTCGCCCGACACCTTCCCGGTGCGCGACTTCCCGGTCAGCAAGACCCAGAGCACCGGCGTGTTCGTGCAGGACGAAATCCAGTTCGCCGACGGCGCGTTCCGGCTGGTGCCGGCGGTGCGCGTGGACCGTTACGAACTGCGTCCGCAGCGCGATGCGATCTTCACCACCGACAATCCCGGCGTGGTCATCAGCGACCTGAGCAAGACCAGCGTATCGCCCAAGCTCGGCGCGGTCTGGCACTTCTCGCAGGATTGGTCGGTATACGGCGGCTACCAGCGCGGTTTCCGCGCGCCGCCCTACAGCGATGTCAACCTGGGCTTCACCAATCTGCAGTTCGGCTATACCGCGATTCCCAATGCGAACCTCAAGCCGGAAACCAGCGACGGGTACGAGCTGGGCCTGCGTTTCAGCGGCCAGGCCGCGTACGCGCAGCTGTCGGCGTACTACAACGACTACAAGGACTTCATCGAATCCAACCGCCAGGTCAGCGCGCCGCCGCAGACCCCGCTAATCGTGTTCCAGTCGCAGAACGTGGCCAAGGCGCGCATCCGCGGCGTCGAACTGCGCGGCGGCGTCGACTTCGGCGAGTTCTCGCCGGCCTGGGCCGGTTGGTCGCTGCGCGGCGCGGCGGCGTACAGCAAGGGCGAGGACAAGACCGCCGATCGTCCGCTGGAATCGATCGCGCCGCTGACCGCGACCCTGGGCCTGGCCTACGACCGCGACGAGTGGGGCGTGGAACTGGCCGGCCGCTTCGCCAAGCGCAAGAACGATCTGCCTGCGCCGGGCCGATTCGCCGCACCGGGCTACGGCGTGCTCGATCTGCTCGCGCACTGGAATTTCGCGCTGGGCGCCAAGGTCAACGTCGGCGTGTTCAACCTCGGCGACAAGACCTACTGGGATGCCGGCGACCTGCCGGGCATCGCCGCGACCAGCACGGTGATCGACCGCTACAGCGCGCCAGGCCGCAACGTCGGCGCCAGCGTGTCGGTGAGCTGGTAA
- a CDS encoding Hemin transport protein, which produces MRAPSSIANPPERAGLPSPERLAAVATVLCVYPRRHRDALDGWLQAASAERMTRLDGESSCEALVFRNAAGRVCWRLYLLPDSDFLAWDDAAAKLPVYRGADARGGAWAALRRRWLRRLRGRWQAEVLRLHVLRDDAGHCILVADTAELSPLGQAHARRIAAGEGARLQTQAHVCCCMASRLSDEARPAQFA; this is translated from the coding sequence ATGCGCGCGCCGTCGTCGATCGCGAACCCGCCCGAACGCGCCGGCCTGCCGTCGCCGGAGCGGTTGGCCGCGGTCGCGACGGTGTTGTGCGTGTACCCGCGCCGTCATCGCGACGCGCTCGACGGCTGGCTGCAGGCGGCCAGCGCCGAGCGCATGACCCGCCTGGACGGCGAGTCTTCGTGCGAAGCGCTGGTGTTCCGCAATGCCGCTGGCCGCGTGTGCTGGCGGCTGTACCTGCTGCCCGACAGCGATTTCCTGGCTTGGGACGACGCCGCGGCGAAGTTGCCGGTGTACCGCGGCGCGGATGCCCGCGGCGGCGCTTGGGCCGCACTGCGTCGACGCTGGCTGCGTCGCCTGCGCGGCCGCTGGCAGGCCGAGGTGCTGCGCCTGCATGTCCTGCGCGACGATGCCGGGCATTGCATCCTGGTCGCCGACACCGCCGAACTGTCGCCTTTGGGGCAAGCACATGCGCGCCGCATCGCCGCCGGCGAAGGGGCGCGTCTGCAGACCCAAGCCCATGTGTGTTGCTGCATGGCCTCGCGCTTGAGCGACGAAGCGCGACCGGCGCAATTCGCCTGA
- a CDS encoding DUF6607 family protein encodes MTQPVIRASVLALCLCASPIALALSPVNITAASNERDRASILAMQGEYIVDFAFDETVLLKPNYERAPAMRSGGNETVIVVEDSPRRIVLQHILVDGKSGHVTKHWRQDWVFEAPQRFEFSADQTWHVRTIPAELNRGAWTQCVYEVSDAPRYCGTGRWDYRNNVATWTSDPSWRPLPRREYTKRSDYNAVAAINRHTLTPNGWTHEQYNTKVLRKPDGTQEELAREFGFNDYVKTKDVDFKPAYKYWEATKDYWAKVRAHWNVYLDQAPGVQLKTKVDGMAMIIPLFEQAGKREAGKPVADKEIDAVFAKWVVKAPADTAGPEQSPPAK; translated from the coding sequence ATGACCCAACCCGTAATCCGCGCCAGCGTGCTGGCCCTTTGTCTGTGTGCCAGCCCGATCGCGCTGGCCCTGTCTCCCGTGAACATCACCGCCGCGTCGAACGAGCGCGACCGCGCCTCGATCCTGGCCATGCAGGGCGAGTACATCGTCGATTTCGCCTTCGACGAAACCGTGCTGCTCAAGCCGAACTACGAACGCGCGCCGGCGATGCGCAGCGGCGGCAACGAGACGGTGATCGTGGTCGAGGACAGCCCGCGCCGGATCGTCCTGCAGCACATCCTGGTCGACGGCAAGAGCGGCCACGTCACCAAGCACTGGCGTCAGGACTGGGTGTTCGAGGCGCCGCAGCGTTTCGAGTTCAGCGCCGACCAGACCTGGCACGTGCGCACGATCCCGGCCGAGCTCAATCGCGGCGCCTGGACCCAGTGCGTTTACGAGGTCAGCGACGCGCCGCGTTACTGCGGCACCGGCCGCTGGGATTACCGCAACAACGTCGCCACCTGGACCAGCGATCCGAGCTGGCGTCCGCTGCCGCGGCGCGAGTACACCAAGCGCAGCGACTACAACGCGGTCGCGGCGATCAACCGCCACACCCTGACCCCGAACGGCTGGACCCACGAGCAGTACAACACCAAGGTGCTGCGCAAGCCCGACGGCACCCAGGAAGAACTGGCGCGCGAGTTCGGTTTCAACGATTACGTCAAGACCAAGGACGTCGACTTCAAGCCGGCCTACAAGTATTGGGAAGCGACCAAGGATTACTGGGCCAAGGTGCGCGCGCACTGGAACGTGTATCTGGACCAGGCGCCCGGCGTGCAGCTCAAGACCAAGGTCGACGGCATGGCGATGATCATTCCGTTGTTCGAGCAGGCCGGCAAACGGGAAGCGGGCAAGCCGGTGGCCGACAAGGAGATCGACGCGGTGTTCGCCAAGTGGGTGGTCAAGGCGCCGGCCGACACGGCCGGTCCGGAGCAGTCGCCGCCGGCGAAGTGA